One window of the Corynebacterium glutamicum ATCC 13032 genome contains the following:
- the rnpA gene encoding ribonuclease P protein component, whose amino-acid sequence MLPAQHKLNSSMQFRTVMRKGRRAGSKTVVVHLWDSAESLDGTEKQGEVASFGGPRFGLVVSKAVGNAVVRHRTSRRLRHICASIAEKSPELLSPTHHVVIRALAGAGNATSAELERDIRYGLGKASRVRTNK is encoded by the coding sequence GTGCTTCCAGCGCAACATAAGCTGAACTCTTCCATGCAATTTCGCACGGTGATGAGGAAAGGGCGTCGCGCTGGCAGTAAAACTGTCGTTGTGCACCTGTGGGATAGTGCCGAATCGTTGGATGGCACCGAAAAACAGGGCGAAGTCGCCTCATTCGGTGGTCCGCGGTTCGGCCTTGTCGTTTCTAAGGCCGTCGGAAATGCGGTGGTTCGTCACCGCACCTCCCGACGGCTTCGTCATATCTGTGCAAGCATTGCAGAAAAATCACCAGAGCTACTCTCCCCCACTCATCACGTGGTGATCCGCGCGTTGGCGGGGGCTGGGAATGCAACCTCGGCGGAACTTGAACGAGACATCCGCTACGGGTTGGGGAAAGCTAGCCGTGTGCGCACCA
- the rpmH gene encoding 50S ribosomal protein L34, with amino-acid sequence MAKGKRTFQPNNRRRARVHGFRLRMRTRAGRAIVAARRRKGRAKLTA; translated from the coding sequence ATGGCAAAGGGCAAGCGGACGTTCCAGCCGAACAACCGTCGTCGTGCACGTGTTCACGGTTTCCGTCTTCGTATGCGTACCCGTGCAGGTCGTGCAATTGTTGCGGCTCGTCGTCGCAAGGGTCGCGCAAAGCTGACCGCGTAA